Genomic DNA from Ilyobacter polytropus DSM 2926:
ATTCTCATGAAAAGTGTATCTCTTGTAATTCCTGCGTTGTTAACAAGAATATCTATTTTTCCAAACTTTTCTAGAGTTTTGGAAGCAAGTTCTGCCATGCTCTCACTTGAAACAACATTTCCAGGAACGAATATAGCTTCTATCCCGTATTTTTCAGAGATCTCTTTGGCAGTTTTTTCACCTATTTCTGCAAGTATATCAGTAATTACAAGATTGGCACCGGCCTGCGCCAACTTTTCGGCAACAGCTCTTCCGATTCCTCTTGCAGAACCAGTTATTACTGCTACTTTTCCTTTTAAATCAATCATTTGTTCCTCCTTGTTAAAGGGATTTAATTATTTTATTTTAAACTTAAAAATAAACTTATGCTAGGTCTTCTAATTTTTCTATATTTTCAACCACTAAGGTCTTGTCTATTTTTCTGATAAGCCCTTTGAGAACTTTCCCAGGACCTATTTCATAGATCTTTTCAACTCCCTCAGATTTTAGCTTCTCTACAGTTTCAACCCATCTTACAGGTCCAAAAGTCTGGTCATAAAGCTCTTTTTTGATCTCTTCTGCATCAGTTGTAACTTCTGCAGTTGTATTTGCTACAAGCTTTGCTGTTCCTGTTTTGAATTCGTAATTTTCAACTTCAGCTTTAAGTTTTTCTCCAGCTGGCTTCATAAGTGAAGAATGGAAAGGTCCAGATACAGAAAGTATTAATGCTCTTCTTGCTCCTGCAGCTTTTAGTGCTTCACAAGCCTTTTCAATAGCAGCTACCGAACCGGCTATAACTGTCTGTCCAGGTTCGTTAAAGTTTACAGCTTCTACCACGCCGTCAACCCCTGCTAAAACTTCTTCGATTTTAGCTGCTTCCATTCCTATAATTGCAGCCATAGTACCGTTAACTTCCTGAGAAACTGTATTCATAGTATCTCCTCTGAATGCAGTTAGTTTTACGGCATCCTCTAGAGAGAGGTATCCTCCAGATCCTAGAGCAGCGTATTCTCCTACTGAATGTCCAGCTACATAGTCAGCTTTAATCCCTTTTTCTTCCATCAATTTAGCAAGAACAAGACTCATAGCCACAATAGCAGGCTGAGTATATTTAGTCTGTTTCAAATCCTCTTCAGGTCCTTCAAACATAACTCTTTTAAGATCAATTTCCATATTCTCAAAAATCTCATCAAAATACTTTTTAGCTATTTCATTGTTTTCATATAAATCTTTTCCCATGCCAACGTATTGAGCTCCTTGTCCAGGGAAAACAAATGCAATTTTAGACATAACTTCCTCCTTAATTAATTACACATGTAATCTCAATATATCATAAGGTCAACTTGATGTCAACCTCTTAAAAACACTCTACTTTAATAAGCCCACTTTATAACTGCAGAACCATATGTAAGACCAGCTCCAAATCCTGTGAGGGCTATAACGTCTCCCTTCTTTACAAGACCTTTCTCTAGAGCTTCTCCTAAAGCCAGTCCGATAGAAGCTGCAGATGTATTTCCAAATTTATTTAGGTTTATATAAAATTTATCTACTGGAATTTTCAATCTTTTTGCGGCAGACTCTATAATTCTTTTGTTTGCCTGGTGTGGGAATACCATATGAAGATCGGTAGTCTCTTTGCCTGCAAGTTTAAGTGCCTCACGTGTAGCTTTGGGAAGTGCTTGAACTGCAAACTTAAATACGTCTTGACCTTTCATTTTTAAGAAAGTTTCTCTATTTTCAACCTCTTCAATTGTTGCCGGCCTCTTAGTTCCTCCAGCAGGCATTCTCAAGATTTCATCGTCTTCACCTTCAGATTTTATGTAGCTAGAAAGAATACCATACCCCTCTTCTACTTCTCCTACAACTGCTGCTGCTGCACCGTCTCCGAAAAGTATACAAGTATTTCTGTCTTGCATATCTACAACTCTTGAGAGGGCTTCTGCACCTATCACAAGTATTTTCTTATACATTCCAGCCTTTATCATTCCAGACGCTATTGTGAGCCCATATACGAACCCACTGCACGCAGCTTGGATATCAAAGGCAGCTGCATTAACTGCTCCTATTTTTTTTTGTACTATACAAGCAGTATTTTGTATCAGATAATCTGGAGTACAAGTTGCAAGTATAACCATATCAATATCTTCAGGTTTCATCCCAGCTGATTCTAAGGCTTTCTTGGAAGCTTCGGAAGCTAGGTCCGAAGTTGCTTGGTCGTCAGCTACAAATCTTCTTTCCTCTATACCTGTTCTACTTTTTATCCATTCATCACTTGTGTCCAACTCTTTTTCAAAATCAAGGTTGGTCATAATTTTTTCAGGAACATAAATACCCATACCTAATATTCCTGCACTTTTTACATTCATTCTAGGCCTCCTTATCGATTACTTTCTTAAGTTTCGCTGTTAGATCTGCCTCAGCAAATTTTTCTGCTACTTTTATAGCATTTTTGAATGCTTTCCCATCGGAATTTCCATGAGCCTTTATAGATATCCCGTTGAGTCCAAGGAAAAGTGCCCCACCATATTCTGATGAATCCATTTTTTCTTTCATTCTTTTAAAAACAGGCTTCAAGAGAAGTGCACCTATTTTCAAAACAAAACTGCTCTTTATCTCTTGTTTTAAAAAATCGAAAACAAATTTTACAACTCCCTCTCCTGTTTTCAAGACAATATTTCCAGTAAATCCATCTGTTACAACTATATCAACTTCACCTTCCATCATATCACGAGGTTCCATATTGCCTACAAAGTTTATTCTATCATTTTCTTTCATCAGAGTATAGGCTTCTTTTGTAATTTCATTTCCTTTACCCTCTTCTTCACCTATATTGAGGAGTCCTATCTTAGGATTTTTAATATCTAAGAGCAC
This window encodes:
- the fabD gene encoding ACP S-malonyltransferase; translated protein: MSKIAFVFPGQGAQYVGMGKDLYENNEIAKKYFDEIFENMEIDLKRVMFEGPEEDLKQTKYTQPAIVAMSLVLAKLMEEKGIKADYVAGHSVGEYAALGSGGYLSLEDAVKLTAFRGDTMNTVSQEVNGTMAAIIGMEAAKIEEVLAGVDGVVEAVNFNEPGQTVIAGSVAAIEKACEALKAAGARRALILSVSGPFHSSLMKPAGEKLKAEVENYEFKTGTAKLVANTTAEVTTDAEEIKKELYDQTFGPVRWVETVEKLKSEGVEKIYEIGPGKVLKGLIRKIDKTLVVENIEKLEDLA
- a CDS encoding beta-ketoacyl-ACP synthase III, with translation MNVKSAGILGMGIYVPEKIMTNLDFEKELDTSDEWIKSRTGIEERRFVADDQATSDLASEASKKALESAGMKPEDIDMVILATCTPDYLIQNTACIVQKKIGAVNAAAFDIQAACSGFVYGLTIASGMIKAGMYKKILVIGAEALSRVVDMQDRNTCILFGDGAAAAVVGEVEEGYGILSSYIKSEGEDDEILRMPAGGTKRPATIEEVENRETFLKMKGQDVFKFAVQALPKATREALKLAGKETTDLHMVFPHQANKRIIESAAKRLKIPVDKFYINLNKFGNTSAASIGLALGEALEKGLVKKGDVIALTGFGAGLTYGSAVIKWAY
- the plsX gene encoding phosphate acyltransferase PlsX, which gives rise to MKVALDAMGGDFSPMEAVNGAVMALNEMSHLEIILVGDKTLIDEELKKHNYDKSRLSIEHTDETIEMHEKMSPAMAVRKKPKASMNIAIDCVTQGRAHAIVSAGNTGALMTSSQMKLRRIKGVLRPAITTIFPSKHGHLVMLDAGANADCKPEFLNQFALMSKVYANVLLDIKNPKIGLLNIGEEEGKGNEITKEAYTLMKENDRINFVGNMEPRDMMEGEVDIVVTDGFTGNIVLKTGEGVVKFVFDFLKQEIKSSFVLKIGALLLKPVFKRMKEKMDSSEYGGALFLGLNGISIKAHGNSDGKAFKNAIKVAEKFAEADLTAKLKKVIDKEA